In Flavivirga abyssicola, the following are encoded in one genomic region:
- a CDS encoding sigma 54-interacting transcriptional regulator, translating to MTKTLINFLSEISFFSEVSQESLQHLCDNITEETYIKNEVIFEKDTIGNSMYAVLKGSVKIHDKNHIYDTLSVGDCFGEYALIDNETRSASVTTIENTKVLKIEREHFLNLIKNDSGFAQGILSVMIKRHRELDAIQERLASSKQDIEIANSKMTGLIDGAMDAIIMFNDNFRIVLTNPSANTLLENDDTLQRNVLFFFDEDSASLIESIVKAEDDKKPINNYLPNIVKVIGSNDTETLNEGTISKYGTNTKTFYTLILRNIEERLVAEDKINLLTKQTQYLAEEIQELTSSYGIIAEDKSMKDALNLIHQVAKTDATVLINGETGTGKELVARAIHKESNRNDKPLIRINCGAIPANLIESELFGHEKGAFTGATISRKGRFLLADKGTIFLDEIGEMPLELQPKLLRIIQEGEFDPVGSSDTIKVDVRIIAATHRNLFEFSKEGKFREDLYYRLNVFPIEVPALRNRGHDICLIAQEMITQFSKKLNKPIVQLSETDGVLLTSYNWPGNVRELQNLIERAVIVSQNGIINWQAIIPSDTNSTDITKETVTEKILTSQELIFLEKENILKALKHTKWKISGANGAAALLQLPPTTLTSRIKALGIERPV from the coding sequence GTGACCAAAACCCTCATAAATTTTTTATCTGAAATTTCTTTTTTTTCTGAAGTCTCTCAAGAATCCCTTCAACATTTATGTGATAATATTACTGAAGAAACTTATATTAAAAATGAAGTTATTTTCGAAAAAGATACTATTGGAAATTCCATGTATGCCGTTTTAAAAGGCTCGGTAAAAATTCATGATAAGAACCACATTTATGACACTTTAAGTGTTGGAGATTGTTTTGGTGAATATGCTTTGATAGATAATGAAACGCGCTCAGCATCTGTCACCACAATAGAAAACACTAAAGTTTTAAAAATTGAGCGTGAGCATTTTTTAAATTTAATTAAAAACGATAGCGGTTTTGCCCAAGGTATTCTATCTGTCATGATTAAGCGTCACCGCGAATTAGATGCGATACAAGAACGGCTAGCATCATCCAAACAAGACATAGAAATAGCAAATAGCAAAATGACAGGCCTCATTGACGGAGCCATGGATGCCATTATTATGTTTAACGACAACTTCAGAATTGTGCTTACAAATCCATCTGCAAATACCTTATTAGAAAATGATGACACGCTGCAACGCAATGTATTATTTTTCTTCGATGAAGACAGCGCTAGTTTAATCGAATCTATTGTTAAAGCAGAAGATGATAAAAAGCCAATAAACAACTACCTACCAAATATTGTAAAAGTAATAGGATCAAACGATACAGAAACCTTAAACGAAGGCACCATAAGTAAATATGGTACTAATACAAAAACCTTTTACACGCTCATTCTACGAAATATTGAAGAGCGCTTGGTTGCTGAAGACAAAATAAATCTGCTAACTAAGCAAACCCAGTATTTAGCAGAAGAAATTCAAGAACTTACCAGTAGCTATGGGATTATTGCCGAAGATAAGAGCATGAAAGATGCACTTAATCTCATTCATCAAGTAGCAAAAACAGACGCTACTGTTCTAATAAATGGTGAAACAGGTACTGGTAAGGAATTAGTAGCCAGAGCCATTCATAAAGAAAGTAACAGGAACGATAAACCTTTAATTCGCATTAATTGCGGCGCGATACCAGCAAACCTGATTGAAAGTGAATTATTCGGACATGAAAAAGGTGCTTTTACAGGTGCAACTATTAGTAGAAAAGGACGTTTTTTGCTGGCAGATAAGGGCACCATTTTTTTAGATGAAATAGGCGAAATGCCATTAGAGCTACAACCTAAATTATTACGTATTATTCAAGAAGGTGAATTTGATCCCGTTGGAAGCTCTGATACTATTAAAGTAGATGTTAGAATTATTGCAGCCACACATAGAAACCTTTTTGAATTTTCTAAAGAAGGAAAATTTAGAGAAGACTTATACTATAGACTTAATGTATTTCCTATTGAAGTTCCAGCACTTAGGAACAGAGGTCATGATATCTGCCTGATTGCTCAAGAAATGATTACTCAATTTTCTAAGAAGTTGAATAAGCCCATAGTTCAGTTATCTGAAACAGATGGAGTATTGCTTACTTCTTATAATTGGCCTGGTAATGTTCGAGAGCTACAGAATTTAATTGAGCGTGCTGTTATAGTTTCACAAAACGGTATTATAAATTGGCAAGCTATTATTCCAAGTGATACCAATTCAACAGACATAACAAAAGAAACTGTTACAGAAAAAATCTTAACATCCCAGGAACTTATTTTCTTAGAAAAGGAGAATATTTTAAAAGCGCTTAAACATACCAAATGGAAAATATCTGGTGCAAACGGTGCAGCAGCTTTATTACAACTCCCTCCCACTACATTAACTTCCAGAATTAAGGCTTTAGGAATAGAAAGGCCTGTATAA
- a CDS encoding DUF4870 domain-containing protein, translating into MRQDNQLLVITHLSQLIALVTGFGSLLLPLVLWLTQKEKVYQMDKHGKNIINFQLSLIVYFIICIPLILLFGLGLLGFIILGIISIVFPIVNAIKASKGEVPTYPLSFNFIS; encoded by the coding sequence ATGAGACAAGATAATCAACTTTTAGTCATTACCCATTTAAGTCAACTAATAGCTTTGGTAACAGGTTTTGGTAGTTTATTATTACCATTAGTATTATGGCTTACACAAAAAGAAAAAGTATACCAAATGGACAAGCACGGTAAAAACATTATAAACTTTCAGTTAAGTTTAATTGTTTATTTTATAATATGTATTCCCTTAATATTGCTATTTGGCTTAGGTTTATTAGGCTTTATAATTTTAGGGATTATTTCTATAGTTTTTCCTATTGTAAATGCTATTAAAGCTAGCAAGGGAGAAGTGCCAACATACCCTTTGTCTTTTAATTTTATAAGTTAA
- the dnaN gene encoding DNA polymerase III subunit beta, with protein sequence MKFIVSSTYLLKQLQVLGGVINSSNTLPILDNFLFELEHTKLTVSASDLETTMSSSLDVESDSEGSVAIPARLLLDTLKTFPEQPLTFVVEDNNTIEISSNHGKYALAYADGNEFPKAVALEDPSKTVVTGDILATAISKTIFAAGNDDLRPVMSGVFFQFSTEGLTFVATDAHKLVKYTREDIKANQVAEFIMPKKPLNLLKGILAAKEEDVTIEYNESNAKFTFENSELICRLIDGKYPNYEAVIPKENPNKLVIDRTQFLNSVRRVSIFSNKTTHQIRLKIAGAELNISAEDIDYSNKAEERLTCDYQGDDMQIGFNSRFLTEMLNNLGSDEVQLEMSMPNRAGILTPIDGLDEGEQITMLVMPVMLNS encoded by the coding sequence ATGAAATTTATAGTATCCAGTACCTATTTATTAAAACAATTACAAGTTTTAGGGGGTGTCATTAATAGCTCTAACACCTTACCTATTTTAGATAATTTTTTATTTGAATTAGAGCATACTAAATTGACTGTTTCGGCAAGCGATTTAGAAACCACTATGTCTTCGTCTCTTGACGTTGAAAGTGATAGTGAAGGCAGTGTAGCTATTCCTGCTCGTTTGTTATTAGATACTTTAAAAACATTTCCTGAACAACCGCTTACATTTGTTGTAGAAGACAATAACACCATTGAAATTAGCTCAAATCATGGTAAATATGCTTTGGCTTATGCTGATGGTAATGAGTTCCCTAAAGCAGTTGCTCTTGAAGACCCAAGTAAAACAGTTGTTACTGGAGATATATTAGCTACTGCGATTAGTAAAACTATTTTTGCAGCCGGGAATGACGATTTACGTCCAGTAATGAGTGGTGTATTTTTTCAGTTTTCAACAGAAGGTTTAACCTTTGTTGCTACAGATGCTCATAAATTAGTAAAATATACACGTGAAGATATTAAAGCTAACCAAGTTGCAGAATTTATTATGCCTAAAAAACCTTTAAATCTTTTAAAGGGTATTTTAGCTGCTAAAGAAGAAGATGTCACTATTGAGTATAACGAATCGAATGCCAAATTCACATTTGAAAACTCTGAGTTAATTTGCCGTTTAATTGATGGCAAATACCCTAACTATGAAGCTGTTATACCAAAAGAGAATCCTAATAAATTAGTTATAGACAGAACACAATTTTTAAACTCCGTAAGACGTGTGAGTATCTTTTCAAATAAAACAACACACCAAATACGTTTAAAAATTGCCGGTGCAGAGCTTAATATTTCAGCAGAAGATATCGATTACAGTAATAAGGCAGAAGAACGTTTAACTTGTGACTACCAAGGTGACGACATGCAAATTGGTTTCAACTCACGTTTTCTAACCGAGATGCTAAACAACCTGGGATCAGACGAGGTACAACTAGAAATGAGTATGCCAAATAGAGCTGGTATTTTAACCCCTATAGACGGACTTGATGAAGGTGAGCAAATTACAATGCTTGTAATGCCAGTAATGCTAAATTCATAA
- the gldG gene encoding gliding motility-associated ABC transporter substrate-binding protein GldG, translating to MNKNIKHIAILIVVIIAINFLGSKIFKRFDLTADNRYTLSESAINIVKDIESPLIVDIFLSGDDFPSEFRRLQKETNQLLEEFSAENSHVIFNFINPLENESTREQNIQQLTQRGLTPMQLSVQENGKATQAVIFPWALASYNDQTVIIPLIKNKIGATQQELVSNSVQHLEYTFSDGFSKLTKPKRRKIAILRGNNQLEDKYIADFVKKLGEYYFIAPFTLDSVASNPQKTLKDIKAYDLIISAKPTEAFTEKEKLVLDQFTMNGGKSLWLIDAVTMEKDSLYNDTGSNFAVTRDLNLTDFFFKYGVRINPVIVSTLYSAPITLAMGEGSQSQFQHLRWPYSPLANSNSNHPIVNNLNLVKLDFANQIDTLKNDINKTILLETAPLTKLEGMPREISLDLVTQEPDPTLFNKGNQALAVLLEGEFTSVYNNQIKAFKLSEEKNKSIPTKMIVVADGDIIKNDVIKNRPQELGFDRWTGKTYGNKEFLLNAVNYLLDDNGLINIRSKEIAIAFLNQQKIATQKSKWQLINIALPLVLLTFFGIGFNYFRKKRHAS from the coding sequence TTGAATAAAAACATTAAACATATAGCTATACTTATAGTTGTAATAATTGCAATTAATTTTTTAGGTAGTAAAATCTTCAAACGTTTTGATTTAACTGCAGATAATCGTTATACATTGAGTGAATCTGCCATAAATATTGTAAAAGACATAGAATCTCCTCTTATTGTAGATATCTTTTTAAGTGGAGATGATTTTCCTTCGGAATTTAGAAGGCTTCAAAAAGAAACCAATCAATTACTTGAAGAATTTTCAGCAGAAAACAGCCATGTTATTTTCAATTTTATTAATCCGTTAGAAAACGAATCTACAAGAGAGCAGAACATCCAACAGCTTACGCAACGCGGTTTAACACCCATGCAATTAAGCGTACAAGAAAATGGAAAAGCGACTCAGGCTGTCATTTTTCCTTGGGCTTTAGCCAGTTATAACGATCAAACAGTTATTATTCCTTTAATAAAAAATAAAATAGGAGCTACACAACAGGAATTAGTTAGTAATTCTGTTCAGCATTTAGAATATACTTTTTCAGATGGATTTAGCAAATTAACAAAACCCAAACGTAGAAAAATTGCTATTCTAAGAGGTAATAATCAGTTGGAAGATAAATACATCGCAGATTTTGTTAAAAAGCTTGGAGAATACTATTTTATTGCACCTTTTACCTTAGATAGTGTAGCTAGCAATCCTCAAAAAACACTTAAAGACATTAAAGCATACGATTTAATAATCTCTGCAAAACCTACTGAAGCTTTTACCGAAAAGGAAAAACTAGTCTTAGATCAATTCACCATGAATGGCGGTAAAAGTTTATGGCTCATCGATGCTGTAACCATGGAAAAAGATAGCTTGTATAATGATACAGGTAGTAATTTTGCTGTAACAAGAGATTTAAATTTAACCGATTTCTTTTTTAAATACGGTGTTCGCATTAATCCTGTTATAGTAAGCACATTGTACTCTGCTCCTATTACGCTGGCTATGGGCGAAGGTAGTCAATCACAATTTCAACATTTACGATGGCCTTATTCACCATTAGCAAACTCCAATAGCAATCACCCCATTGTTAATAATCTAAATTTAGTAAAACTTGACTTTGCAAACCAAATTGATACGCTTAAAAACGATATTAATAAAACTATTCTTTTAGAAACAGCACCTCTAACTAAACTGGAAGGTATGCCAAGGGAAATAAGTTTAGATTTAGTGACTCAGGAACCAGATCCTACTCTTTTCAATAAAGGAAATCAAGCACTCGCGGTTTTATTAGAAGGTGAATTCACATCCGTTTATAACAATCAAATAAAGGCTTTTAAACTTTCGGAAGAAAAAAATAAAAGCATACCCACTAAGATGATTGTTGTAGCCGATGGTGATATTATTAAAAATGATGTTATAAAAAATAGACCACAAGAATTAGGCTTTGATCGATGGACAGGAAAGACCTACGGCAATAAAGAATTTTTACTCAATGCCGTTAATTACTTACTAGATGATAACGGACTTATAAACATTCGATCCAAAGAAATAGCCATCGCATTCCTTAATCAGCAAAAAATAGCAACTCAAAAAAGCAAATGGCAACTTATAAACATCGCATTACCACTGGTGCTATTGACCTTTTTCGGAATAGGATTTAATTACTTCAGAAAGAAAAGGCATGCTTCTTAA
- the gldF gene encoding gliding motility-associated ABC transporter permease subunit GldF, whose translation MLAILKKEINSFFASPIGYLVIAIFLVLNGLFLWLFKGEFNILDYGFADLSSFFLLTPWILIFLIPAVTMRSFSDEKKQGTLELLLTKPISHIHIILGKYFGAFILILIALIPTLLYVYTVYQLGNPIGNLDVGSTLGSYFGLLFLIAAYTAIGVYASSLSDNQIVSFIIAVFICFLFYIGFEGIADFASNDFIEQLGMSVHYKSMSRGVLDTRDILYFLSVTIFFLMLTKININREKK comes from the coding sequence ATGTTAGCTATACTAAAAAAAGAAATAAACTCATTTTTCGCATCCCCTATTGGCTATTTAGTCATTGCTATTTTTCTAGTTTTAAATGGCTTATTCTTATGGTTGTTTAAAGGTGAATTTAATATTCTGGATTATGGATTTGCAGATTTATCTTCTTTCTTTTTACTAACACCTTGGATTTTAATATTCTTAATTCCTGCTGTTACTATGCGTAGTTTTTCTGATGAAAAAAAGCAAGGTACCCTAGAACTCCTGCTTACAAAACCAATATCGCATATACATATTATTTTGGGGAAGTATTTTGGAGCCTTTATTTTGATTTTAATCGCACTTATACCAACCTTGCTTTATGTTTACACTGTTTATCAATTAGGCAACCCAATTGGTAATTTAGATGTGGGGAGTACGCTTGGTTCTTATTTCGGATTATTATTTTTAATCGCTGCTTATACAGCTATTGGTGTTTATGCATCTTCCTTATCAGACAATCAAATTGTATCATTTATTATAGCCGTTTTTATTTGCTTTCTATTCTATATAGGCTTTGAAGGCATTGCAGATTTCGCTTCCAATGATTTTATAGAACAATTAGGAATGAGTGTACATTATAAAAGTATGAGTCGTGGCGTATTGGATACACGCGATATCTTGTATTTTTTAAGTGTCACCATTTTCTTTTTAATGCTAACTAAAATAAATATCAACAGAGAGAAAAAATGA
- a CDS encoding isochorismatase family protein, with the protein MSQKALLVIDMQKGSFTPETPRHDTIGVVNKINSLADKFRASGHLVFYIQHDGTKHNDFIPNTEAWEILSELQVSKNDILISKYANDVFYNSNLKSELEAHNINELYITGCATDFCVEATIHSALAKDYNITVVKDAHTTGHRPHLSAEQVIEHYNWVWQNMIPTKGAIKVERFEAISSAF; encoded by the coding sequence ATGAGTCAAAAAGCACTTCTGGTAATCGATATGCAAAAAGGATCCTTTACTCCAGAAACTCCAAGACATGATACCATCGGTGTAGTAAATAAGATTAATTCTTTAGCAGATAAATTTAGAGCTTCAGGACATCTGGTCTTTTATATTCAGCATGATGGCACTAAACATAATGATTTTATTCCCAACACAGAAGCCTGGGAAATATTATCAGAATTGCAAGTATCTAAAAATGATATACTAATAAGTAAATATGCAAATGATGTATTTTATAATTCAAACCTTAAATCTGAATTAGAAGCTCATAATATTAATGAGTTATACATTACAGGTTGCGCTACCGATTTTTGTGTAGAAGCTACCATACATTCAGCCCTGGCAAAAGATTATAACATTACAGTTGTAAAAGATGCACACACAACAGGCCATAGACCACACCTAAGTGCTGAGCAAGTCATTGAGCATTACAATTGGGTTTGGCAAAACATGATTCCAACAAAAGGCGCTATTAAAGTGGAGCGTTTTGAAGCGATATCGAGCGCTTTTTAA
- a CDS encoding putative quinol monooxygenase yields the protein MFVRIVKMGFQDQNIEAFLANFEANKEKIRHFEGCKFLELYRDKNDPTIFFTYSYWETENDLENYRHSDIFKNVWAKTKPLFNIPPMAWSVDKLETLS from the coding sequence ATGTTTGTTAGAATTGTAAAAATGGGGTTTCAAGACCAAAACATCGAAGCTTTTCTTGCTAATTTTGAAGCTAATAAAGAAAAAATACGACATTTTGAAGGCTGTAAATTTTTAGAACTCTATAGAGACAAAAACGATCCGACTATATTTTTCACTTATAGCTATTGGGAAACTGAAAACGATTTAGAGAATTACAGACACTCTGATATCTTTAAAAACGTTTGGGCAAAAACTAAACCATTATTTAATATACCTCCTATGGCATGGAGCGTTGATAAATTAGAAACTTTAAGCTAA
- a CDS encoding SAM hydrolase/SAM-dependent halogenase family protein, with amino-acid sequence MAIITLTTDFGEKDHFAGATKGAIYSELHDVKIVDISHSISPFSIPEAAYIIKNAYSSFPKGTIHIIGIDSEINPENKHIAVKLDDHFFICANNGIMSMICAEIAPEKIVEINIHDKIQTSFPVLDVFVKAACHIARGGTLEVIGKSIKEIKPIKNIVPYVNDDKTQIIGSVIYIDNYGNVITNIKRHFFETIQKGRAFEISARNNKFKTIYKKYSDFVNFEIEENKRNDEGRGLVVFNSGDFLEIAVYKSNSGTVGSASSLMGLGLMDAISVNFIKT; translated from the coding sequence ATGGCGATAATAACATTAACTACTGATTTTGGTGAAAAAGATCACTTTGCTGGCGCGACAAAAGGAGCCATTTATAGCGAACTTCATGATGTTAAAATTGTTGATATCTCTCATTCTATCTCACCTTTTAGTATTCCTGAAGCGGCATACATCATTAAAAATGCATACAGTAGTTTTCCTAAAGGCACAATACATATTATTGGAATTGATTCTGAAATAAATCCGGAAAATAAGCACATAGCTGTAAAACTTGATGATCATTTTTTCATCTGTGCCAATAATGGTATTATGAGCATGATTTGTGCTGAGATTGCACCCGAAAAAATCGTAGAAATTAATATTCACGATAAAATACAAACTAGCTTTCCCGTTCTTGATGTGTTTGTAAAAGCAGCATGCCACATTGCACGCGGTGGCACTTTAGAGGTTATAGGAAAATCTATTAAAGAAATAAAACCGATTAAGAATATTGTCCCTTATGTAAATGACGATAAAACACAAATTATTGGTAGTGTTATTTATATTGATAATTATGGCAATGTGATTACCAATATTAAAAGGCACTTTTTTGAAACTATACAGAAAGGGCGCGCTTTTGAGATTTCAGCTAGAAATAATAAGTTTAAGACTATTTATAAAAAATACAGTGATTTTGTAAATTTTGAAATAGAAGAAAACAAACGTAATGATGAAGGTAGAGGTTTAGTCGTTTTTAATTCTGGCGATTTCTTAGAAATTGCGGTCTATAAAAGTAATAGCGGTACTGTTGGAAGCGCCTCATCGCTTATGGGGCTTGGCTTAATGGATGCTATTAGTGTTAACTTTATAAAAACATAA
- a CDS encoding PhoH family protein has protein sequence MNEIIIELEEITPKEFFGAQNANIVLLKKYFPKLKIVARGNKIKAFGDEELLEEFDRRITMLLKHFAKYNKLDENVIERVLTSQSSDDYTTSKQSGEVIVHGVGGKLIKAQTANQRKMVELMRKNDMVFAIGPAGTGKTYTGVALAVQALKNKEVKRIILTRPAVEAGENLGFLPGDLKEKLDPYMQPLYDALRDMIAPEKLAHYIENGTIQIAPLAFMRGRTLDNAFVILDEGQNTTHAQMKMFLTRMGKNAKFLLTGDPGQIDLPRRTISGLKEALLILKNVDGVGMIFLDDKDVIRHKLVKKVIEAYEGIENRS, from the coding sequence TTGAATGAAATTATAATTGAACTTGAAGAAATTACTCCAAAAGAGTTTTTTGGAGCCCAAAACGCCAATATTGTACTTCTAAAAAAGTACTTTCCTAAACTTAAAATTGTTGCAAGAGGTAATAAAATTAAAGCCTTTGGAGACGAGGAATTGTTAGAAGAATTCGATCGTAGAATTACCATGCTTTTAAAACATTTCGCAAAATATAATAAGCTGGACGAGAATGTTATTGAGCGCGTTTTAACGAGCCAAAGCAGTGACGATTATACGACTTCAAAACAAAGTGGAGAAGTTATTGTGCATGGTGTAGGAGGTAAACTTATTAAAGCACAAACAGCAAACCAACGTAAAATGGTAGAGCTTATGCGTAAAAACGATATGGTTTTTGCTATAGGCCCTGCAGGAACAGGTAAAACCTATACAGGTGTTGCATTAGCGGTTCAGGCTTTAAAAAATAAGGAAGTTAAACGTATTATTTTAACGCGTCCGGCGGTGGAGGCTGGTGAGAATTTAGGGTTTCTACCTGGTGATCTAAAAGAAAAATTAGACCCATACATGCAACCATTATATGATGCGTTACGTGATATGATTGCTCCTGAAAAATTAGCACATTATATAGAGAATGGAACCATACAAATAGCACCATTGGCTTTTATGCGTGGACGTACGTTGGATAATGCTTTCGTGATTTTAGATGAAGGGCAAAATACAACACATGCACAAATGAAAATGTTTTTAACGCGTATGGGAAAGAATGCCAAGTTTTTATTAACAGGCGATCCCGGACAGATTGATTTACCACGTCGTACCATTTCGGGTTTAAAAGAAGCCCTTTTAATTTTGAAGAATGTAGACGGTGTAGGTATGATATTTTTAGATGATAAAGACGTCATTCGTCATAAACTGGTTAAGAAGGTTATTGAGGCATACGAAGGCATAGAGAATAGATCTTAA
- a CDS encoding phosphoribosylaminoimidazolesuccinocarboxamide synthase, which yields MSNTIIDTNFNFPNQKSVYKGKVREVYNINDDELVMIATDRLSAFDVVMPKGIPYKGQILNQIATKMMAATEDLVPNWLTATPDPNVAVGHLCDPFKVEMVIRGYMSGHAAREYKAGRRMLCGVPMPEGMKENDKFPEPIITPATKAEMGGHDEDISREDILKRGIVSEADYVVLEDYTRKLFQRGSDIAASRGLILVDTKYEFGKTKDGQIVLIDEIHTPDSSRYFYADGYQERQDKGESQKQLSKEFVRQWLIENNFQGLEGQTVPFMSDDYIESVSERYIELYENITGETFVKADVSNIQERIGANVLEYLK from the coding sequence ATGAGTAATACAATAATAGATACCAATTTCAATTTTCCAAATCAAAAAAGTGTTTACAAAGGAAAAGTAAGAGAAGTATATAATATCAATGATGATGAATTGGTTATGATTGCAACAGACAGACTTTCTGCGTTTGATGTGGTGATGCCAAAAGGAATTCCGTATAAAGGGCAGATTTTAAATCAGATCGCTACTAAAATGATGGCTGCAACAGAAGATTTAGTGCCTAATTGGTTAACGGCCACACCAGACCCTAATGTCGCTGTAGGACATTTGTGCGATCCTTTTAAGGTAGAAATGGTTATTCGTGGCTATATGTCTGGTCATGCAGCACGAGAATATAAAGCGGGTAGACGGATGCTTTGCGGTGTACCTATGCCAGAAGGTATGAAGGAAAACGATAAATTTCCTGAGCCTATTATTACACCAGCTACTAAAGCGGAAATGGGTGGCCATGATGAGGATATCTCCCGGGAAGATATTTTAAAACGAGGTATTGTTTCTGAGGCCGATTATGTGGTGTTAGAAGATTATACTCGTAAATTATTCCAACGTGGAAGTGACATTGCAGCCTCTCGCGGGCTTATTTTAGTAGATACTAAATACGAGTTTGGAAAAACTAAAGACGGACAAATTGTCCTTATTGACGAAATACACACACCGGATTCTTCACGCTATTTTTATGCTGATGGTTATCAAGAACGTCAGGATAAAGGTGAAAGCCAAAAACAGCTTTCTAAAGAATTTGTGAGACAATGGCTTATAGAAAATAATTTTCAAGGTTTGGAAGGGCAAACGGTGCCTTTTATGAGCGATGATTATATTGAATCTGTTAGTGAACGTTATATTGAACTTTACGAGAATATTACAGGCGAAACTTTTGTAAAGGCAGATGTTTCTAATATACAGGAACGTATTGGCGCTAATGTGTTGGAGTATTTAAAATAG
- a CDS encoding RNA polymerase sigma factor has product MKTEITINTDDSILCSLSVSGNKLALEYLLTKHQTWIYNIALNLTTNADDANDLTQETLIKAAINLHKFEQRSEFRTWVYRILKNQFLNSKRKKEYYHTIPWVEYAQGLDSIEDEEFEEDNKKEVIEEAKLTCMKGMLLCLTPEQRLVYVLGELFELPHTIGSEVMEISKANFRKRLSRTREQLYGFMNNKCGLINTSNPCRCARKTVGFIKKGYVNPENLQFQKDIISKIDNLVSKKVELFDNLGHSKYQKLYQSQYFQEQKDKPQFIKNVLSSKAIQDVFEL; this is encoded by the coding sequence ATGAAAACCGAAATAACCATTAATACAGACGATTCTATCTTATGTTCTTTAAGTGTTTCTGGTAATAAACTAGCTCTAGAATACTTGCTTACAAAGCATCAAACCTGGATTTACAATATAGCCTTAAATTTAACGACTAATGCTGATGATGCTAATGACTTAACACAAGAAACCTTAATAAAAGCAGCTATAAACCTTCATAAATTTGAACAAAGAAGTGAATTTAGAACCTGGGTGTATCGCATTTTAAAAAATCAATTTCTGAATAGTAAAAGAAAAAAAGAGTATTACCATACTATTCCTTGGGTAGAATATGCGCAAGGGTTAGATTCTATAGAAGATGAAGAGTTTGAAGAAGACAATAAAAAAGAGGTTATTGAAGAAGCGAAACTAACATGTATGAAAGGGATGTTACTTTGTTTAACCCCAGAACAACGATTGGTTTATGTGTTGGGAGAATTGTTTGAATTGCCACATACTATAGGTAGTGAGGTTATGGAGATTTCAAAAGCTAATTTCAGAAAAAGATTGAGTAGAACCAGAGAGCAATTGTATGGTTTTATGAATAATAAATGTGGACTAATAAATACTTCAAACCCCTGTAGGTGTGCTCGTAAAACTGTAGGGTTTATAAAAAAGGGGTATGTAAATCCTGAAAATTTACAATTTCAAAAAGACATCATATCTAAAATTGACAATCTAGTTTCAAAAAAAGTAGAATTATTTGATAATTTGGGGCATTCAAAATATCAGAAACTATATCAAAGTCAATACTTTCAAGAGCAAAAAGACAAGCCTCAATTTATTAAAAATGTCTTGTCCTCTAAAGCAATACAGGATGTTTTCGAATTATAG